From Prosthecobacter debontii, the proteins below share one genomic window:
- a CDS encoding YqgE/AlgH family protein, whose product MSEPSDTLLTGNLLLAVPSMQDPNFKRAVIFVAAHTAEDGAFGYVLNRPLEQRVADLLPDQKLGALGQVPVFIGGPVATDKLAFASLHWNRRKSTLRCQTHLSVADALHELSMGHDVRGFVGYSGWSGGQIEGEIQRRSWIISPAKQVILNSDKSGTLWSAVLHEMGPLFKLMGSTPEQVELN is encoded by the coding sequence ATGTCTGAGCCTTCCGATACCCTCCTGACCGGGAATCTGCTGCTGGCCGTCCCCTCCATGCAGGACCCTAACTTCAAACGCGCGGTCATCTTTGTGGCGGCGCATACGGCGGAAGATGGCGCCTTTGGTTATGTGCTCAATCGTCCTCTGGAACAACGCGTGGCCGATCTTCTGCCTGACCAAAAACTCGGCGCTCTCGGCCAGGTGCCGGTCTTCATTGGCGGCCCAGTGGCGACCGATAAACTGGCCTTTGCCTCCCTGCACTGGAATCGCCGCAAGAGCACCCTCCGCTGCCAGACGCACCTCTCTGTGGCTGATGCTCTGCATGAATTGAGTATGGGCCATGACGTGCGTGGTTTCGTCGGCTACTCCGGCTGGTCCGGCGGCCAGATTGAGGGGGAAATCCAACGCCGCTCCTGGATTATCTCGCCAGCGAAGCAAGTGATTCTGAATAGCGACAAGAGCGGCACCCTCTGGAGCGCTGTCCTTCATGAGATGGGCCCGCTTTTCAAACTCATGGGCAGCACCCCCGAGCAGGTGGAGCTGAACTAG